One segment of uncultured Tolumonas sp. DNA contains the following:
- a CDS encoding nicotinamide-nucleotide amidohydrolase family protein, producing MQKDIIELAQRLGQVLQTKNWLAATAESCTGGGVAYAITAISGSSAWFDRSFVTYTNEAKQQMLGVAASTLEKYGAVSEAVVREMTAGTLAHSQANIAVAISGIAGPTGGSDEKPVGTVWIAWQTGEGRQHAQHYLFSGEREQVRLQAIREALSGLLSFSK from the coding sequence ATGCAGAAGGATATTATTGAATTAGCTCAGCGGCTTGGACAAGTGCTGCAAACCAAAAATTGGCTGGCGGCAACGGCAGAATCCTGTACCGGTGGTGGGGTAGCATACGCGATCACGGCTATTTCTGGAAGTTCAGCCTGGTTTGACCGCAGCTTTGTGACGTATACCAATGAAGCAAAACAACAAATGCTCGGGGTCGCTGCCAGCACGCTGGAAAAATACGGTGCAGTCAGTGAAGCGGTAGTGCGGGAAATGACAGCTGGCACGCTTGCGCATTCTCAGGCCAATATCGCAGTGGCGATCAGTGGTATCGCCGGGCCGACAGGTGGTTCGGATGAAAAACCCGTTGGCACTGTCTGGATCGCCTGGCAGACCGGCGAAGGAAGGCAACATGCGCAACATTATTTGTTCTCCGGTGAGCGCGAGCAAGTCAGATTACAGGCAATTCGTGAAGCATTATCCGGTTTGTTATCATTCAGTAAATAA
- the recA gene encoding recombinase RecA produces MDPNKQKALAAALGQIEKQFGKGSIMRLGDNRTLDVDTVSTGSLSLDIALGIGGLPMGRIVEIFGPESSGKTTLTLEVIAQAQKAGKTCAFIDAEHALDPIYAGKLGVNVDDLLVSQPDTGEQALEICDMLVRSGAVDVIIVDSVAALTPKAEIEGEMGDTHVGLQARLMSQALRKLTGNLKNANCLCIFINQIRMKIGVMFGNPETTTGGNALKFYASVRLDIRRTGAIKDGDEIVGNETRVKVVKNKVAAPFKQADFQILYGEGFSKESELVDLGVKCKLIDKSGAWYAYKGEKIGQGKANAMKYLKENLAAAEEIEKTLRDLLLNPNKEPDTAAIPVIDEFTPSEDELDSLSLSDDI; encoded by the coding sequence ATGGATCCGAATAAACAAAAAGCACTGGCCGCCGCTCTGGGTCAAATTGAAAAGCAATTTGGCAAAGGCTCTATCATGCGACTGGGCGATAACCGCACATTAGATGTTGATACTGTCTCCACAGGTTCGCTGTCACTGGATATCGCCTTAGGTATCGGTGGTTTGCCAATGGGTCGTATTGTTGAAATCTTTGGACCGGAATCCTCAGGTAAAACAACACTGACATTGGAAGTGATCGCGCAAGCACAGAAGGCTGGTAAAACCTGTGCCTTTATTGATGCCGAACATGCACTGGATCCAATTTATGCCGGCAAGCTCGGCGTTAACGTTGATGATCTATTGGTATCTCAGCCAGATACTGGCGAACAGGCTTTAGAGATCTGCGACATGCTGGTTCGTTCCGGTGCTGTTGATGTCATCATCGTCGACTCTGTTGCAGCATTAACGCCAAAAGCAGAAATTGAAGGCGAAATGGGCGATACCCATGTGGGTTTACAAGCACGTCTGATGTCACAGGCGTTGCGTAAACTGACTGGTAACCTGAAAAATGCCAACTGCTTGTGTATCTTCATCAATCAAATTCGTATGAAGATTGGTGTGATGTTTGGCAATCCAGAAACTACCACTGGCGGTAATGCACTGAAATTCTATGCTTCTGTACGTCTGGATATTCGCCGTACCGGTGCTATCAAAGATGGCGATGAAATTGTGGGTAATGAAACCCGCGTTAAAGTGGTGAAAAACAAAGTGGCGGCGCCATTTAAACAAGCTGATTTCCAGATCCTGTATGGCGAAGGTTTTTCAAAAGAAAGCGAGCTGGTTGATCTGGGCGTGAAGTGCAAACTGATTGATAAATCAGGCGCTTGGTATGCTTATAAAGGTGAAAAGATTGGTCAGGGTAAAGCCAATGCCATGAAATACCTGAAAGAGAACCTGGCAGCAGCCGAAGAAATTGAAAAAACACTGCGTGATTTATTACTTAACCCTAATAAAGAGCCAGATACTGCGGCAATTCCTGTTATTGATGAATTTACCCCGTCAGAAGATGAACTGGATAGTTTGTCTCTCAGTGATGATATCTAA
- the mutS gene encoding DNA mismatch repair protein MutS: protein MLPASSAPQSLTTHTPMMQQYLGLKAQHPDVLLFYRMGDFYELFFDDARKASELLDISLTKRGQSAGQPIPMAGVPYHAIEGYLCRLVQLGESAAICEQIGDPATSKGPVERKVVRIITPGTLTDEALLNERQDNLIVAVDFVAPYYGLAAMDVASGRFIVNQFTKQETLAAELQRLNPAELLYSETFPELSQLGQRRGMRRRPAWEFEFSTAYHLLCQQFGTQDLRGFGVDEQKIALQAAGALMQYVRDTQRTALPHIQGLRLEKSEQMVVMDAATRRNLELTSNLSGGLDNTLAEVLDATATPMGSRLLKRWVHQPVRNKIQLQQRQDVITELLDQQMMPALTPILKQIGDVERILARLALRSARPRDLSRLRNAFQQLPELQAILQDSQTLQELAQTIQTFPELQDLLERAVIENPPVVIRDGGVIASGYNAELDELRDLENGATRYLEQLELRERQRTGINTLKVSYNKVHGFYIDVTKANAHLVPTDYIRRQTLKNNERYLIPELKEYEEKVLTAQSRALALEKQLYEDILDQLLPHLAKLQISAAGIAELDVLNNLAERAQTLDYHRPELIDEAKVIIKGGRHPVVEQSLQVPFIANDLQLHEQRQMLIITGPNMGGKSTYMRQTALIVLLAYIGSYVPATSAQIGPIDRIFTRIGASDDLASGRSTFMVEMTETANILHNATQQSLVLMDEIGRGTSTYDGLSLAWACAEQLAKKINAYTLFATHYFELTQLPEQQSNITNVHFDAIEHGDTVAFMHTVQDGAANRSYGIQVAALAGVPRSVINQARAKLHELESRDHSAPETRNSNAPATVQPLPSIEENELYNALDMLDPDQLSPRDALDWLYKLKVLAAKIH from the coding sequence ATGCTACCAGCTTCTTCTGCGCCGCAATCACTGACCACCCATACCCCGATGATGCAACAATATTTGGGGCTGAAAGCGCAACATCCTGATGTGTTGCTGTTTTATCGAATGGGCGATTTCTATGAGTTATTCTTTGACGATGCGCGTAAGGCATCCGAGTTACTGGATATCTCGCTGACCAAGCGCGGGCAGTCTGCCGGACAACCCATCCCAATGGCGGGTGTGCCTTACCATGCCATTGAAGGTTATTTGTGCCGGTTAGTGCAGCTGGGTGAATCAGCGGCGATTTGTGAGCAGATTGGTGATCCCGCCACCAGCAAAGGGCCGGTTGAGCGCAAAGTCGTTCGAATTATCACACCGGGCACTCTGACCGATGAAGCGTTATTGAATGAACGACAGGATAACCTGATTGTCGCGGTCGATTTTGTCGCGCCCTATTATGGTTTAGCCGCGATGGACGTTGCTTCCGGCCGATTTATTGTTAATCAGTTCACCAAACAAGAAACACTGGCGGCGGAATTACAGCGTCTGAACCCAGCGGAATTACTGTATTCCGAAACCTTCCCAGAGCTTAGTCAACTAGGGCAGCGCAGAGGCATGCGTCGTCGCCCAGCATGGGAATTTGAATTCAGTACCGCTTACCATCTGCTGTGTCAGCAATTTGGAACTCAAGATCTGCGCGGCTTTGGTGTAGATGAGCAAAAAATTGCGCTGCAAGCTGCGGGCGCCTTAATGCAATATGTGCGCGATACCCAGCGTACTGCTCTACCCCATATTCAAGGCCTTCGCTTGGAAAAGAGCGAACAGATGGTCGTGATGGATGCAGCTACCCGCCGCAACCTCGAACTGACCAGTAATTTATCCGGCGGTCTTGATAACACATTAGCCGAAGTGCTGGATGCCACCGCAACACCGATGGGCAGTCGCCTGTTAAAACGCTGGGTGCATCAGCCGGTACGCAATAAAATACAGTTACAACAACGTCAAGACGTCATCACTGAATTGCTGGATCAGCAGATGATGCCGGCACTAACCCCAATCTTAAAACAGATCGGTGATGTCGAGCGTATCTTAGCTCGCCTAGCTCTTCGCTCAGCACGACCTCGTGATTTGAGCCGCTTACGCAATGCCTTCCAGCAATTACCGGAATTACAGGCCATCCTGCAAGACAGTCAAACGCTGCAGGAACTCGCGCAAACCATCCAGACCTTCCCAGAATTGCAGGATTTGCTGGAACGCGCGGTAATTGAAAATCCGCCGGTTGTAATACGTGATGGTGGTGTTATTGCCAGCGGCTATAACGCCGAACTGGATGAACTACGTGATTTGGAAAATGGAGCCACCCGTTATCTCGAACAACTGGAGTTACGCGAACGCCAACGCACCGGAATCAACACACTGAAAGTCAGCTATAACAAAGTGCATGGTTTTTATATTGATGTCACCAAAGCCAATGCGCATCTGGTGCCGACCGATTATATCCGCCGGCAAACGCTGAAAAATAATGAACGATACCTGATCCCAGAACTGAAAGAGTACGAAGAAAAGGTACTGACCGCACAAAGCCGTGCTCTCGCGTTAGAAAAACAACTCTATGAAGATATTCTGGATCAACTACTGCCACATTTAGCGAAACTACAAATCAGTGCCGCAGGAATTGCAGAACTAGACGTATTGAATAATCTGGCTGAACGCGCGCAGACCTTAGATTATCACCGCCCAGAGCTGATTGATGAGGCAAAAGTCATCATCAAAGGTGGCCGCCATCCCGTGGTTGAGCAAAGCCTGCAAGTTCCATTTATTGCTAATGATCTGCAACTGCATGAGCAGCGCCAAATGTTGATCATTACCGGCCCCAATATGGGTGGTAAATCAACCTACATGCGCCAAACTGCGCTGATTGTGTTATTGGCCTATATTGGTTCTTACGTGCCAGCCACCTCAGCACAGATCGGCCCGATTGATCGTATTTTTACCCGTATTGGCGCCTCCGACGATCTGGCGTCTGGTCGTTCGACATTCATGGTGGAAATGACGGAAACCGCGAATATCCTCCACAACGCCACACAGCAAAGTTTGGTTTTGATGGATGAAATTGGCCGCGGCACCAGCACCTATGATGGCTTGTCGCTCGCCTGGGCTTGTGCTGAGCAATTAGCGAAAAAAATTAATGCCTATACCTTGTTTGCCACTCATTACTTCGAATTAACGCAGTTACCTGAACAACAAAGCAATATTACTAACGTTCATTTTGATGCCATTGAACATGGCGACACAGTGGCGTTTATGCACACAGTGCAAGATGGCGCGGCGAACCGCTCTTATGGCATACAGGTTGCTGCACTGGCGGGTGTACCTCGTTCAGTGATCAATCAAGCCAGAGCCAAATTACATGAGCTGGAAAGCCGTGATCATAGCGCGCCGGAAACGAGAAATAGTAATGCGCCTGCAACCGTACAGCCGTTGCCGTCCATAGAAGAAAATGAGTTGTATAACGCGTTAGATATGCTGGATCCAGACCAGCTCTCACCACGGGATGCGCTGGATTGGTTGTATAAACTCAAAGTGTTAGCAGCAAAAATCCACTGA
- the csrA gene encoding carbon storage regulator CsrA, translating into MLILTRRVGETLMIGDEVTVTVLGVKGNQVRIGVNAPKDVSVHREEIYMRIQAEKDNDNEPQSY; encoded by the coding sequence ATGCTGATTCTGACTCGCCGTGTAGGCGAAACCTTGATGATCGGTGATGAAGTCACAGTAACCGTCCTGGGTGTTAAAGGTAATCAGGTTCGGATTGGTGTGAATGCACCGAAGGACGTTTCCGTTCATCGTGAAGAGATTTATATGCGCATTCAGGCTGAAAAAGACAATGACAACGAGCCGCAGTCTTATTGA
- the dnaB gene encoding replicative DNA helicase: MPATSSNKKDQNVEQLKLPPHSFEAEQSVLGGLLLDNQAWDRVSERVVEQDFYSRPHRLIFQSMARLVEKSRPIDLITLQEELEQHEQLDAVGGFTYLVEIARITPSAANISAYADIVRERAVVREMISVAHEIAESGYDTQGRDAADLLDLAETKVFKIAEQRTSSSEGPQPLKVLLEKTVDKIEALFHKPHNGITGVSSGYSDLDKMTTGFQPSDLIIVAARPSMGKTTFAMNLCEHAALTSDKPVLIFSLEMPSEQIIMRMLASLGRIEQGRVRTGQLDDDDWGRLSSTMGLLLEKGQLYIDDASALTPTELRSRARRVAREHGGLSMIMIDYLQLMRVPSLSENRTLEIAEISRSLKALAKELQIPVIALSQLNRSLEQRADKRPVNSDLRESGSIEQDADLIMFIYRDEVYHDDSAEKGIAEIIIGKQRNGPIGKVRLTFQGQYSRFDNYAGPAFNDDY, from the coding sequence ATGCCCGCCACGTCATCCAATAAAAAAGATCAGAATGTTGAACAACTCAAGTTGCCGCCACACTCTTTCGAAGCGGAGCAATCGGTGCTGGGCGGTCTGTTATTAGATAACCAGGCTTGGGACCGGGTCAGTGAACGGGTGGTTGAACAGGATTTCTACAGCCGGCCACATCGTCTGATTTTTCAGTCTATGGCCAGACTGGTAGAAAAAAGCCGCCCGATTGATTTGATCACGCTGCAAGAAGAGCTGGAACAACATGAACAGCTTGATGCGGTTGGTGGTTTTACTTACCTCGTTGAAATAGCTCGTATTACACCGAGTGCAGCCAATATCAGTGCCTATGCGGATATTGTGCGAGAACGCGCTGTGGTGCGGGAAATGATTTCGGTCGCGCACGAGATTGCCGAATCCGGTTATGACACGCAAGGGCGTGATGCCGCTGATTTGCTCGATCTGGCAGAAACCAAAGTATTTAAAATCGCCGAACAGCGCACCAGTAGCTCGGAAGGGCCGCAGCCGCTGAAAGTGCTATTGGAAAAAACCGTCGATAAGATCGAGGCGTTGTTTCATAAGCCGCACAACGGTATTACCGGCGTTTCCAGCGGTTATTCCGATCTGGATAAGATGACCACCGGCTTTCAGCCTTCAGACCTTATTATCGTGGCAGCGCGTCCTTCCATGGGCAAAACGACGTTTGCGATGAACCTGTGTGAACATGCGGCCCTCACCAGCGATAAACCGGTGCTGATCTTCTCTCTTGAAATGCCTTCTGAACAGATCATCATGAGGATGCTGGCCTCATTGGGCCGCATTGAACAAGGTCGTGTGCGTACCGGTCAGTTAGATGACGATGATTGGGGACGTCTCTCATCGACGATGGGTTTGTTGCTGGAAAAAGGGCAACTCTATATCGATGATGCATCAGCCTTGACCCCAACGGAGTTACGTTCGCGTGCGCGCCGTGTTGCGCGTGAACATGGTGGCTTAAGTATGATCATGATCGACTACCTGCAATTGATGCGAGTACCGTCGCTCAGTGAGAACCGTACGTTGGAGATTGCCGAGATCTCCCGTTCATTAAAGGCTTTGGCGAAAGAGCTGCAAATTCCGGTCATTGCCTTATCGCAGCTAAACCGTAGCCTTGAACAGCGAGCAGACAAACGCCCGGTAAACTCCGATCTGCGTGAATCCGGTTCTATCGAGCAGGATGCCGACTTGATCATGTTTATTTACCGCGACGAAGTTTATCACGATGACAGTGCAGAAAAGGGCATTGCCGAAATCATCATCGGGAAACAGCGTAATGGCCCGATCGGTAAAGTGCGTCTGACCTTTCAGGGGCAGTATTCCCGTTTCGACAATTATGCCGGCCCCGCGTTTAACGACGATTATTAA
- a CDS encoding regulatory protein RecX — translation MNLSANKKNVTPLAKAMKLLARRDHSVRELQQKLKPYYPAHEIENVIERCLQDNWLNDARFAESYIRSRSSGGYGPLRIALELQQKGVEKEAIRLALREAKIDWQALLLRLLERRQPLPDDVTARYKLQNALQRKGFSLDLIQRCLPVTEI, via the coding sequence ATGAATTTATCTGCCAATAAGAAAAATGTCACACCGCTGGCTAAAGCGATGAAGTTGCTGGCCAGACGGGATCATAGCGTCAGAGAGTTACAACAAAAGTTAAAGCCTTATTATCCTGCTCATGAAATAGAAAATGTGATTGAACGTTGCCTGCAAGATAACTGGCTGAATGACGCCCGTTTTGCAGAAAGTTATATTCGCAGTCGTAGTTCTGGTGGTTACGGGCCTTTGCGTATTGCACTGGAATTGCAGCAAAAGGGTGTTGAAAAGGAAGCCATTCGGTTAGCACTCCGCGAAGCGAAGATTGATTGGCAAGCCTTGTTGCTTCGATTATTAGAGCGACGCCAGCCGTTGCCGGATGATGTTACTGCGCGTTATAAGCTGCAAAATGCACTGCAACGGAAAGGTTTTTCCTTAGACTTGATTCAACGTTGCCTGCCTGTCACTGAAATCTGA
- the alr gene encoding alanine racemase, translating to MKGATAQIDSQALQHNLAVVRSQIPANTKVVAVVKANAYGHGLVQVAKTLSSADAYAVARLEEALILRSSGIVKPIIMLEGFFSADDLPVLAANNLQTAVHTEEQLQALEQMTLPNPVTVWVKLDTGMHRLGVRPEEVDAFCARLAKCKNVVQPFNFITHFSCADELDNLATAKQIELFNQLTKGYSGQRSLASSAGIMEWHDAHADWIRPGIMLYGASPFEGKTGIDHGLRPVMTVKTNLIAVRLLKQGEPVGYGAKWVSPRDTKIGVVAIGYGDGYPRMAPSGVPVLVNGRIVPLVGRVSMDMLTVDLGPDAVDQVGDDVTLWGEELAVETVAEAIGTIPYELITKLTPRVIMEYK from the coding sequence ATGAAGGGTGCAACGGCGCAGATTGATTCTCAGGCATTACAACACAATCTTGCGGTAGTCCGATCTCAGATCCCGGCGAACACGAAAGTAGTCGCGGTAGTCAAAGCCAATGCTTACGGCCACGGTTTGGTGCAAGTAGCGAAAACCTTGTCTTCTGCCGATGCGTATGCGGTGGCCCGTTTGGAAGAAGCGCTGATCTTGCGTTCCAGCGGGATTGTGAAACCTATCATCATGCTGGAAGGTTTTTTCAGTGCTGATGACTTGCCTGTGTTGGCGGCGAATAATTTGCAAACTGCAGTGCACACCGAAGAACAACTGCAGGCTCTGGAACAAATGACGTTGCCGAACCCAGTGACAGTTTGGGTGAAACTGGATACCGGTATGCATCGGTTGGGTGTGCGTCCGGAAGAGGTAGATGCATTTTGTGCTCGGTTGGCGAAATGTAAAAATGTTGTACAGCCGTTTAATTTTATTACCCATTTCAGCTGTGCTGATGAGTTGGATAATCTGGCCACGGCGAAACAGATTGAGCTGTTTAATCAACTGACCAAGGGTTATTCAGGGCAGCGTTCCTTAGCCAGTTCTGCCGGGATCATGGAGTGGCATGACGCGCATGCGGATTGGATCCGCCCTGGCATCATGTTGTATGGTGCGTCACCGTTTGAAGGTAAAACCGGTATTGACCATGGTTTACGTCCGGTGATGACGGTGAAAACCAATTTGATTGCGGTACGGCTGTTAAAACAAGGCGAACCGGTAGGGTATGGTGCGAAGTGGGTGTCGCCACGTGATACCAAAATTGGCGTGGTGGCTATTGGCTATGGTGATGGTTACCCGCGGATGGCGCCAAGTGGCGTGCCCGTGTTGGTGAATGGTCGGATTGTACCTTTAGTCGGTCGTGTATCGATGGATATGCTGACCGTAGATCTGGGACCAGATGCCGTTGATCAAGTCGGTGATGATGTCACGTTGTGGGGTGAGGAGCTGGCAGTTGAAACTGTTGCTGAAGCCATAGGAACCATACCCTATGAGCTGATCACCAAGCTGACACCACGAGTGATAAT
- the alaS gene encoding alanine--tRNA ligase has protein sequence MQMTTSEIRTAFLEYFRSQGHQVVDSSSLVPHNDPTLLFTNAGMNQFKDVFLGGDVRSYSRATTAQRCVRAGGKHNDLDNVGYTARHHTFFEMLGNFSFGDYFKHDAIRFAWDFLTKVLQLPQEKLLVTVYATDDEAYGIWANEIGVPAERIVRIGDNKGAPYASDNFWQMGDTGPCGPCTEIFYDHGADIWGGPPGSPEEDGDRFIEIWNVVFMQFNRQADGSMEPLPKPSVDTGMGIERVAAIMQGVHSNYDIDIFKALIQNAAKIVGVTDLENKSLRVIADHIRSCSFLISDGVMPSNEGRGYVLRRIIRRAVRHGRRLGAKDTFFYQLVATLVELMGDACPDLRSQQPVVERVLKQEEEQFVRTLDRGLSLLEEELARLGDVREIPGNVVFKLYDTYGFPADLTADVVRDRGYTIDEAAFQQEMEKQRERAKEASNFAVDYNKQLKIEQSSEFCGYEQTVGNSAITAIYLADESVTTLKTGEQALIVLDHTPFYAESGGQMGDAGLLRAGDALFAVTDTQKIGQAIVHKGFVEQGSFAVGTTVEAVVDAKRRNATALHHSATHLLHAALRNTLGEHVTQKGSQVGPDRLRFDFSHFEGINAAVLRQIEQSVNAEIRKNAAIVTQVMSLDDAKNSGAMALFGEKYGDDVRVVKMTDFSTELCGGTHAGQTGDLGFFKIISESGVAAGVRRIEAVAGEAALAHIHQLGEQLDEAAAIVKADALSVVSKIRQMQERSRLLEREIETLKAKLAAQAGNDLLSQIVQINGQQVLVAQLDGVDAKSLRTTLDDLKNRLQSVVLLLAAVNDDKVSLIAGVTADLTAKVKAGELVNLVAQQVGGKGGGRPDMAQAGGTDVAALPAALKSAQAWLEERL, from the coding sequence ATGCAAATGACCACATCAGAGATCCGCACCGCGTTTCTCGAGTATTTCCGTTCTCAGGGACATCAGGTAGTCGATTCCAGCTCTCTGGTGCCACATAACGATCCAACGCTGCTATTTACCAATGCGGGGATGAATCAGTTCAAAGATGTTTTCCTGGGTGGGGACGTGCGTTCTTACTCTCGTGCCACGACTGCCCAGCGTTGTGTGCGTGCGGGTGGTAAGCACAACGATCTGGATAACGTTGGTTATACCGCGCGTCACCATACATTTTTTGAAATGTTGGGTAACTTCAGTTTTGGTGATTACTTCAAGCATGATGCGATCCGATTTGCATGGGATTTCCTGACTAAAGTCTTGCAATTACCGCAGGAAAAATTGCTGGTTACTGTGTACGCCACTGATGACGAAGCTTACGGTATTTGGGCTAACGAAATTGGTGTTCCGGCTGAGCGCATTGTCCGCATTGGTGATAACAAGGGTGCACCATATGCTTCAGATAACTTCTGGCAGATGGGTGACACCGGCCCTTGTGGCCCATGTACCGAAATTTTCTATGATCATGGCGCTGATATCTGGGGCGGCCCACCGGGTTCACCTGAAGAAGATGGCGACCGTTTCATTGAGATCTGGAACGTCGTATTTATGCAATTCAACCGTCAAGCTGACGGTTCGATGGAACCGCTGCCGAAGCCGTCGGTTGATACCGGTATGGGTATCGAGCGTGTTGCTGCGATCATGCAAGGTGTGCATTCCAATTACGACATCGACATCTTCAAGGCGCTGATCCAGAACGCTGCGAAGATTGTTGGTGTTACTGATCTGGAAAATAAATCGCTGCGCGTTATTGCCGACCATATCCGCTCCTGTTCATTCCTGATCAGTGATGGTGTCATGCCATCGAATGAAGGTCGTGGTTATGTGCTGCGCCGTATTATCCGTCGTGCGGTACGTCATGGCCGTCGTCTGGGTGCAAAAGATACTTTCTTCTATCAATTGGTCGCCACCTTGGTTGAATTGATGGGCGATGCTTGTCCTGATTTGCGCAGCCAACAGCCTGTTGTTGAACGCGTATTGAAACAAGAAGAAGAGCAATTTGTTCGCACGCTGGATCGTGGTTTGTCACTGCTGGAAGAAGAATTAGCGCGTCTGGGCGATGTGCGTGAAATTCCCGGTAACGTGGTCTTTAAGTTGTATGACACATACGGCTTTCCTGCTGACTTAACGGCTGATGTGGTACGTGATCGTGGTTATACCATTGATGAAGCTGCCTTCCAGCAAGAGATGGAAAAACAGCGTGAGCGTGCGAAAGAAGCATCCAATTTCGCAGTTGATTACAACAAACAGCTGAAAATTGAACAATCCAGTGAGTTCTGTGGTTACGAGCAGACCGTTGGTAACTCTGCGATCACGGCGATTTATCTGGCCGATGAATCTGTGACTACGTTAAAAACGGGTGAACAAGCGCTGATCGTTTTAGATCACACACCATTCTATGCCGAATCTGGCGGTCAAATGGGTGATGCTGGTTTGCTGCGAGCTGGTGATGCACTGTTTGCTGTGACAGATACACAAAAAATAGGCCAGGCGATTGTTCATAAAGGTTTTGTTGAACAAGGTAGTTTCGCCGTCGGTACGACAGTAGAAGCCGTAGTTGATGCTAAGCGTCGTAATGCGACTGCATTACATCACTCTGCTACTCATCTGTTACATGCGGCTTTGCGTAATACGCTGGGCGAGCATGTCACACAGAAAGGCTCGCAAGTTGGTCCTGATCGTCTGCGTTTTGACTTCTCTCATTTTGAAGGCATTAATGCGGCGGTATTGCGTCAAATCGAACAGAGCGTGAATGCGGAAATCCGCAAGAACGCTGCTATTGTGACGCAAGTGATGTCGCTGGATGATGCAAAAAATAGCGGTGCGATGGCGTTGTTTGGTGAGAAGTACGGAGATGATGTTCGAGTTGTTAAAATGACCGACTTCTCTACCGAGCTGTGTGGTGGTACGCACGCTGGGCAAACCGGTGATCTCGGCTTCTTCAAAATTATCAGTGAAAGCGGCGTTGCTGCCGGTGTGCGTCGTATTGAAGCGGTAGCGGGTGAAGCGGCGTTAGCGCATATTCATCAGCTGGGTGAACAGCTGGACGAAGCGGCGGCCATTGTTAAAGCTGATGCGTTATCCGTGGTGAGCAAAATCCGCCAGATGCAAGAGCGTAGCCGTCTGTTGGAACGTGAAATCGAAACCCTGAAAGCCAAATTAGCGGCTCAAGCGGGTAATGATTTGCTGTCGCAGATTGTGCAGATCAATGGCCAGCAAGTGTTGGTGGCACAACTGGATGGCGTAGATGCTAAATCGCTACGTACCACACTGGATGATTTGAAAAACCGTCTGCAATCGGTCGTTTTGTTGCTGGCCGCAGTCAATGACGACAAAGTGAGCCTGATTGCTGGTGTTACCGCAGATTTAACCGCCAAAGTTAAAGCCGGTGAACTGGTTAATCTGGTGGCGCAACAAGTTGGTGGTAAAGGTGGTGGCCGTCCTGATATGGCACAAGCGGGTGGTACTGATGTTGCCGCATTGCCTGCTGCGCTGAAATCAGCACAAGCCTGGTTGGAAGAACGCCTGTAA